CCAGGTGGATGCGCAGGGCCGCCCCATCGCCGCCGAGGCCTTGGTGCGTTGGCGCCACCCCCAAGAGGGGCTCATCCCGCCTGCAAGCTTCATCCCGGTGGCCGAGGAGTCGGGCCTCATCGTGCCCATCGGTGAATGGGTGCTCGCCGAAGCCTGCCGCCTCATCGCGCGGCTCAACGCCGCAGGACGAAGCCTGCGCATTGCGGTGAACATGAGTCCGCGCCAGTTCCATCAGCCCAATCTGGTGAGAAAGGTGCAGGATATCCTCGCCGCCAGCGGCGCCGACCCCGCTTACCTGGTGCTGGAGATCACGGAAAACCTGCTGGTGGAGCACACGTCCGAGGCGGTGGCACGCATGACTGAGCTCGCCACCCTGGGCCTGCGGTTTTCCATCGATGACTTTGGTACCGGCTACTCTTCCCTCGCCTATCTGAAGCGTCTTCCAGTGTCCGAGCTCAAGATCGACAAGAGCTTCGTCAAGGACTTGCCCCAGGATCTCAACGACGTCGCCTTGGTGGAGACCATCCTGGCCATGGCCAGCCACCTGGGCTTCGAGGTGGTGGCGGAGGGCGTGGAGACCGCCGCCCAGTTTGAGTTCCTGCGCCATCTGGGCTGCGAGCGCTTCCAGGGTTACCACTTCCACCGGCCGGAGCCACTCACCACCTGGTTGGCGCGCCTAGCGCCGTGAAGCCTGGGCCGCCTTGCGCCCCCACAGCACCACGTATTGCACGCCGCTTGCCAGGGTGAAGGCGAACACCATCCAGAACAGTGCTTGCCGCCAGGGCGTAAGATCCAGATAATCCGCCCCCTCGGCCAGGACCATGGCGAACAGGGCGAAGGCCACCGAGGTGTGCAGCTTGCCCAGCCGCGTGGGTTGGATGTGCACCTCACCGAAGGCGCGCTGGTAGGCAAACGCGCCGCCGACGATCACCGTGTCACGCACCACCAGCGCCAGGGTGAGCCACAGGGGCACTACCTCAAGCCAGGTGAGGAGCACCACGCACACCAGCGTGACCAACTTGTCGGCCAGGGGATCCATCACCGCGCCATAGGGGGTGAGCAGACCAAATCGGCGCGCTATCCAGCCATCCAGCGCATCGGTGAGGGCCGCCGCGACGAACACCCAGAAGGCCAGCTCCAATTGCCGAGTGAGGAGTGCCCAAGCCAAAAGCGGCGCGGCGGTCACGCGCAGGGTCGTGAGGACATTGGGCAGGTTGACGGCCGTCATGCCCTCTAGAGTATAGGCCTGCCGCGTCAGATCCAGTCGCGGGGGACCAGGAAATCGCTGTAGAGGCGCGCCTCCGGCGTGCCGGGCTCGGGTCTCCAGTCGTAGCGCCAGCGCACGATGGGCGGCAGGGACATGAGGATGGATTCGGTGCGACCGCCGCTTTGCAGGCCGAACAGCGTCCCGCGGTCATAGACCAGATTGAATTCCACGTAGCGCCCGCGCCGGTAGGACTGGAAATCCCGCTCGCGCTCGCCATAAGCCATGTCCATGCGGCGTTCCAGGATGGGCATGTAGGCCGGGAGGAAATGATCGCCCACGCTTTCGGTGAGACTAAAGGCGTGTTCAAATCCCTGTTCGCTGAAGTCGTCGTAGAAAATGCCTCCCACCCCGCGCGGCTCGCCCCGGTGCTTGAGATAGAAATACTCGTCGCACCATTTCTTGAAGCGCGGATAGTACTGTTCGCCGAAGGGCGTCAGGCTATTACGGCAAATCGTGTGGAAGTGCACCGCGTCTTCCTCGAAACCATAGTAGGGCGTGAGATCCATGCCGCCGCCAAACCACCACACGGGATCGGCGCCCGCCTTCTCCGCCACGAAGAAGCGCACGTTCATGTGTACCGTGGGGGCGTAGGGATTGCGCGGATGCAGCACCAGGGACACGCCCATGGCCTCGAAGCGACGGCCCGCGAGCTGCGGCCGGCTGGCGCTCGCTGAGGCGGGAAGGGCTGCGCCGCACACGTGGGAGAAGTTGACCCCACCCCGTTCCAGCACGTGGCCTTCCTCCAGCACGCAGCTCAAACCGCCCCCGCCTTCAGGACGCGTCCAGGCATCGCGGCGGAAAGTCTTACCGTCTACCTGTTCCAGGCGTTCGACGATCAGTTCCTGCAATTCGGTGAGAAATTCCCGCACGCGGGTGATATCCATTGCTATCTCCCGGCGCAGGCTCAGCGCAGCAAGGCGCGGTGGCCGATGTCGTGGCGCATCTGCATGCCCTCGAAGTGGATCTGGCTGGCGATCTGGTAGGCGCGGCGCTGCGCCATCTTGACCGTGTCCCCCAACGCGGTGACACACAGCACGCGCCCACCATTGGTCACCACCTGGCCATCCCGCAAGGCCGTGCCGGCGTGGAACACCATGTAGTCTTCGCCAGGCGGCGGCAGGCCGGTGATGACATCCCCCTTGCGCGGCGTGTCCGGATAGCCGGCGGCGGCGAGCACCACACCGAGGGCGGTGCGCCGGTCCCATTCCGCCTCGACGCGGTCGAGACGGCCGCTCACAGCGTGTTCCAGCAGGGTGAGGAAATCACTCTTCAAGCGCATCATGATCGGCTGGGTCTCGGGGTCGCCCATGCGACAGTTGTATTCCAGCACCTTGGCATGGCCTTGGGCATCGATCATGAGCCCTGCATAGAGGAAACCCGTGTAGGGAATGCCCTCTAACCGCATCCCCGCCACCGTGGGCAGGATGATCTCGCGTAGGATGCGCGCATGCCGTTCCGGGGTCACCACCGGTGCCGGCGAGTAGGCGCCCATGCCACCCGTGTTGGGCCCCTCATCGCCGTCGAGAAGCCGCTTGTGGTCCTGGCTGGTGGCAAGCGGCAGGACGTGTTCCCCGTCCACCATGACGATGAAGCTCGCCTCCTCCCCCGTGAGGAATTCTTCGATCACCACGCGCGCGCCGGCTTCGCCCAGGGCGTTCCCGGCCAGCATCCTGTCCACCGCGGCGTGGGCTTCCTCTAGGGTCATGGCGACCACCACGCCCTTGCCGGCGGCGAGCCCATCGGCCTTGACCACGATGGGCGCACCCTGGGCCTCAATGTAGGCGTGGGCCGCGGCGGCCTCGCTGAAGCTGGCGTAAGCGGCAGTGGGAATGCCATGGCGTGTCATGAATGCCTTGGCGTAATCCTTGGAGGCCTCCAGTTGCGCCGCTTGCCGCGTGGGACCGAAGATTCTGAGGCCCGCCGCGCGAAACGCATCGACAATGCCCGCCGCCAGGGGCGCTTCCGGTCCCACCACGGTGAGGTGGATGCCCTCCCGCCGCGCGAAGTCCGTGAGCGCCGAGATGTCCGTGAGGGGAACGTTTTCCAGGTTTGGGTCGAGCGCGGTGCCAGCATTGCCCGGGGCGACGAACACCTTCTGCATGCGCGGCGAGCGGGAAAGCCGCCACGCAAGGGCGTGCTCGCGTCCGCCAGATCCGATGACCAATGTCTTCATGCCTGCCTCATTGTCTGTCCAATTCGATGCGCGCCCAGAAGAACAGCAGGTTGCCAGCGCCGCGCGCGCCGGGTACGTAGGCCGCTTCCACCGAGAGCTGGCGATAGCCGACACTCGCCATCGGCAGAATGCCTGGGAACGGCGTGTAATGGCCGATGTCGGCGCGAGTCATGAGGAAGGTGGTGAAGCCCCCGCCCACGCGCCACTCCGGCATCGGCTGCCATAGCCATTGCTGGCCATAGCCCACCATGTAGCTGGGTTTGAAGTGGGAGTCCTGGAAACCCATGGCGTACAGGCCGCGCCACACCCCATCCTCGTATAGGCTGCGACCGTAGCCGAAACCAACAGGGTTTTCCTGATAGCTGTCGATCTTCTCGCGGCTGTAGGCGAAGCGCAGGTGGTGAGTGTGAAAGGGCAGGTAGAAGTCATTGCTGCCTTCGTTCCAAATGGTGGCCAAGCGCTCGCGCGCCCGAGCCCACGCCGAGACGTCCTCCGCGTGCGCCGCTGACAGCGCCGCCAGTCCCGCCAAAACCGCTGTCAGGCCCACCCGAGCAACCATGACCTCGACTCGTCGCGACCTCAGTGGCGGAAATGGCGCATGCCCGTGAACACCATGGCCATGCCGTGTTCGTCGGCAGCGGCGATCACATCCTCGTCGCGTAGCGAGCCACCGGGCTGGATCACGGCGGTAATGCCGGCCTGCGCCGCCTGGTCGATGCCATCCCGGAAAGGAAAAAAGGCGTCCGACGCCATCACCGCGCCGGCGACGGCAAGGCCCGCATGCTCGGCCTTGATGGCGGCGATGCGTGCGGAATTCACCCGGCTCATCTGTCCTGCCCCCACGCCGATGGTCATGTGATCGCGCGCGTAGACGATGGCATTGGACTTCACGAACTTGGCCACCTGCCAGGCGAACAGCAAGTCGGCCATTTCCCGTTCGCTGGGGGCGCGTCGCGTGACCACCTTGAGCTCGCCATGCAAGGCGAGATCGGCCTCCTGCACCAACACGCCGCCGGTCACTTTCTTGAAGTCTAGCCGTGGCGAGGGGGCGGCGGGCCATTCCCCACATTCCAGCACGCGCACGTTCTTCTTGGCGCCGGCGGCCTCGAGCGCTGCGGCGGAAATCTTGGGGGCAATGATCACCTCCACGAACTGGCGCTCGATGATGGTCTTCATGGTTTGCCCATCCAGCTCGCGGTTGAAGGCGATGATGCCGCCGAAGGCCGATTCTGGATCGGTCTGGTAAGCGCGCTCGTAGGCTTCACGGAGGCTTGCACCCAGCGCAACTCCACACGGGTTGGCGTGTTTGACGATGACGCAAGCGGGCGCGTCGCGAAACTGCTTCACGCATTCCAGCGCCGCATCGGCATCGGCGATGTTGTTGTAGGAGAGTTCCTTACCCTGGAGCTGACGCGCGGTGGTGACCGAAGCATCTTTCTCGCCCGGGTAGGCGTAGAACGCGGCCTGCTGGTGAGGATTCTCGCCATAGCGCAAGGATTGCAGACGCACCAGGTTGAGGTTGAGGCGCTCCGGAAAACCTTCGCGCCGTCCCTGAGAATCGATGGCAGTCAAGTAATTGGAGATGGTGGAATCGTATTCGGCGGTGTGGGAGAAGGCCTTGCGCGCGAGGTTGAAATGGGTCTCGGCCGCGAGAATGCCGCCGGTCATGGTTAGCTCCGACAACAGGGCCTGGTAGTCGCGCGGATCCACCACCACCGCCACGTGCTGGTAGTTCTTGGCCGCGGCGCGCACCATCGCCGGGCCACCGATGTCGATGTTTTCGATCGCCTCCGCCAGGGTGCAATTGGGCCGCGCGATGGTGGAGCCGAAGGGGTACAAGTTCACCACCACCATGTCGATCGGCGCAATGCCCGCCGCCTCCATGGCCCTGACGTGCTCAGGCAGATCGCGCCGACCAAGGATGCCGGCGTG
Above is a genomic segment from Thiobacter sp. AK1 containing:
- the pagP gene encoding lipid IV(A) palmitoyltransferase PagP encodes the protein MVARVGLTAVLAGLAALSAAHAEDVSAWARARERLATIWNEGSNDFYLPFHTHHLRFAYSREKIDSYQENPVGFGYGRSLYEDGVWRGLYAMGFQDSHFKPSYMVGYGQQWLWQPMPEWRVGGGFTTFLMTRADIGHYTPFPGILPMASVGYRQLSVEAAYVPGARGAGNLLFFWARIELDRQ
- the purH gene encoding bifunctional phosphoribosylaminoimidazolecarboxamide formyltransferase/IMP cyclohydrolase is translated as MSRIQRALISVSDKAGIVEFATGLKRLGVEILSTGGTAKLLAERGLSVIEVGDYTGFPEMLDGRVKTLHPKIHAGILGRRDLPEHVRAMEAAGIAPIDMVVVNLYPFGSTIARPNCTLAEAIENIDIGGPAMVRAAAKNYQHVAVVVDPRDYQALLSELTMTGGILAAETHFNLARKAFSHTAEYDSTISNYLTAIDSQGRREGFPERLNLNLVRLQSLRYGENPHQQAAFYAYPGEKDASVTTARQLQGKELSYNNIADADAALECVKQFRDAPACVIVKHANPCGVALGASLREAYERAYQTDPESAFGGIIAFNRELDGQTMKTIIERQFVEVIIAPKISAAALEAAGAKKNVRVLECGEWPAAPSPRLDFKKVTGGVLVQEADLALHGELKVVTRRAPSEREMADLLFAWQVAKFVKSNAIVYARDHMTIGVGAGQMSRVNSARIAAIKAEHAGLAVAGAVMASDAFFPFRDGIDQAAQAGITAVIQPGGSLRDEDVIAAADEHGMAMVFTGMRHFRH
- the hemF gene encoding oxygen-dependent coproporphyrinogen oxidase, producing the protein MDITRVREFLTELQELIVERLEQVDGKTFRRDAWTRPEGGGGLSCVLEEGHVLERGGVNFSHVCGAALPASASASRPQLAGRRFEAMGVSLVLHPRNPYAPTVHMNVRFFVAEKAGADPVWWFGGGMDLTPYYGFEEDAVHFHTICRNSLTPFGEQYYPRFKKWCDEYFYLKHRGEPRGVGGIFYDDFSEQGFEHAFSLTESVGDHFLPAYMPILERRMDMAYGERERDFQSYRRGRYVEFNLVYDRGTLFGLQSGGRTESILMSLPPIVRWRYDWRPEPGTPEARLYSDFLVPRDWI
- a CDS encoding CDP-alcohol phosphatidyltransferase family protein, coding for MTAVNLPNVLTTLRVTAAPLLAWALLTRQLELAFWVFVAAALTDALDGWIARRFGLLTPYGAVMDPLADKLVTLVCVVLLTWLEVVPLWLTLALVVRDTVIVGGAFAYQRAFGEVHIQPTRLGKLHTSVAFALFAMVLAEGADYLDLTPWRQALFWMVFAFTLASGVQYVVLWGRKAAQASRR
- the purD gene encoding phosphoribosylamine--glycine ligase is translated as MKTLVIGSGGREHALAWRLSRSPRMQKVFVAPGNAGTALDPNLENVPLTDISALTDFARREGIHLTVVGPEAPLAAGIVDAFRAAGLRIFGPTRQAAQLEASKDYAKAFMTRHGIPTAAYASFSEAAAAHAYIEAQGAPIVVKADGLAAGKGVVVAMTLEEAHAAVDRMLAGNALGEAGARVVIEEFLTGEEASFIVMVDGEHVLPLATSQDHKRLLDGDEGPNTGGMGAYSPAPVVTPERHARILREIILPTVAGMRLEGIPYTGFLYAGLMIDAQGHAKVLEYNCRMGDPETQPIMMRLKSDFLTLLEHAVSGRLDRVEAEWDRRTALGVVLAAAGYPDTPRKGDVITGLPPPGEDYMVFHAGTALRDGQVVTNGGRVLCVTALGDTVKMAQRRAYQIASQIHFEGMQMRHDIGHRALLR